In Thermomicrobiales bacterium, one genomic interval encodes:
- a CDS encoding PIN domain-containing protein, with translation MTRLDSVCATAAQLGVPVALDSSALIAFLTDEQPLGPLVAKFTSNKVRLVLSAIVISESIVRTARFVERSFLDSVALSLQADPNFLVIPFGAEQIVETALVRVETRLKFPDAAIIATARLAGAIAIVGNDRAWQNKPLGIQYIHLDDVAREQQQEEMH, from the coding sequence TTGACCAGACTCGATTCCGTTTGTGCCACAGCGGCGCAACTGGGTGTGCCAGTTGCGCTGGACAGTTCGGCGCTCATCGCATTTCTCACAGACGAGCAACCTCTGGGCCCGCTTGTCGCGAAGTTCACCAGCAACAAGGTGAGGCTCGTCTTGTCAGCGATCGTCATATCCGAGTCAATTGTTCGCACGGCTCGGTTTGTGGAACGATCGTTCCTGGATTCGGTCGCGCTGTCCCTTCAGGCGGACCCCAATTTCCTGGTCATTCCGTTTGGTGCAGAACAGATCGTCGAAACAGCGCTCGTTCGGGTGGAAACCCGCCTCAAGTTCCCAGATGCTGCCATCATTGCCACTGCCCGTCTCGCCGGAGCGATCGCCATTGTCGGCAACGACCGCGCCTGGCAAAACAAACCGCTCGGAATTCAGTACATTCACCTCGACGATGTCGCGCGCGAACAGCAGCAAGAGGAAATGCATTGA
- a CDS encoding AraC family transcriptional regulator, whose product MSTPDLQPVDPLGEALYYLRMTGLFYSRCVFTAPWGIDLPAMPGYLMFHAITRGSCWIDLGNGQQVQLRAGDVVLVPHGEGHRLANEPGAFCISLWETPRVAVSERYDLLSIDGGGERVDLICGAVRFEHSAAAHLMAVLPRILRIESGPSAQGEWVQSTLRYMASEARQLRIGGEAVITRLSDVLVIQAIRTWLEESAELEGGWIGALRDEKIGRALTLIHRDPARDWSVASLADEVYLSRSAFAARFTELVGQPAMAYVTWWRMQVARGLIVDDGLTAAEAASRVGYQSEAAFSRAFKRTLGVPPGAARSLTPEPILPAWTA is encoded by the coding sequence ATGAGCACACCGGACCTCCAACCTGTCGATCCGCTGGGCGAAGCCCTCTACTACCTGCGCATGACCGGCCTCTTCTACAGCCGGTGCGTCTTCACCGCGCCGTGGGGTATCGACCTCCCGGCCATGCCCGGCTACCTCATGTTTCATGCCATTACCCGGGGGAGTTGCTGGATCGATCTGGGCAACGGGCAGCAGGTTCAGCTGCGTGCGGGCGACGTGGTGCTCGTTCCGCACGGCGAGGGGCATCGGCTTGCAAACGAACCGGGCGCGTTCTGCATCTCCCTTTGGGAGACGCCGCGCGTCGCGGTGAGCGAGCGATACGATCTCCTCTCGATCGATGGAGGCGGCGAGCGGGTCGATCTGATCTGCGGCGCCGTCCGCTTCGAACACTCTGCCGCGGCGCACTTGATGGCCGTTCTCCCGCGCATCCTGCGCATCGAATCTGGCCCGTCCGCCCAGGGCGAGTGGGTGCAGAGCACATTGCGCTACATGGCCAGCGAGGCGCGCCAGCTGCGCATCGGCGGTGAGGCCGTCATCACCCGGCTCTCGGACGTGCTGGTTATCCAGGCGATTCGCACCTGGCTGGAAGAGTCGGCAGAGCTCGAGGGCGGCTGGATCGGCGCGTTGCGGGACGAGAAGATCGGCCGGGCGCTAACCCTGATCCATCGCGACCCGGCCCGGGATTGGTCGGTGGCATCGTTGGCAGATGAGGTCTATCTCTCCCGTTCTGCCTTCGCCGCGCGGTTCACCGAGCTCGTCGGGCAACCCGCCATGGCCTACGTTACCTGGTGGCGCATGCAGGTCGCCCGCGGACTGATCGTCGATGACGGGCTCACCGCCGCGGAGGCCGCCAGCCGGGTCGGGTACCAATCGGAAGCCGCCTTCAGCCGCGCCTTCAAGCGCACTCTCGGCGTCCCGCCTGGAGCCGCCCGCTCACTGACGCCGGAACCTATCTTGCCTGCCTGGACGGCCTGA
- a CDS encoding Uma2 family endonuclease has translation MVTATNYPDALETLRGLARPLTASDLESLPDDGNRYELIGGQLFVSPSPNTAHQRISMKLGSALSAFLMVTTSGEAFAAPMDVHLSARDVVQPDLLVVLNERADIVQQHGIVGAPDLVIEIVSPSSTRMDYLRKSKLYEHYGVREYWIVDPIEEMVSIQRLEDGVYVLLDGFGRDDTLRSPLLEGFELDLALIFPETPAAGDVHGEEFQSTDDNQ, from the coding sequence ATGGTTACGGCAACCAACTATCCCGATGCGCTCGAGACCCTTCGCGGGCTCGCGCGTCCGCTGACGGCCAGCGATCTCGAATCGCTCCCCGACGATGGCAACCGCTATGAGCTGATTGGAGGACAACTCTTCGTGTCGCCTTCGCCGAACACCGCGCATCAGCGCATCTCTATGAAGCTCGGGAGCGCGCTCAGTGCCTTCCTCATGGTGACAACGAGCGGTGAAGCATTCGCCGCTCCCATGGATGTTCATCTTTCAGCAAGGGATGTTGTTCAACCGGACCTGCTGGTTGTGCTGAACGAGCGGGCAGACATCGTGCAACAACACGGAATCGTGGGAGCGCCCGACCTTGTCATCGAAATCGTCTCTCCGTCGTCGACCCGCATGGACTATCTCCGCAAGTCGAAACTCTATGAGCACTACGGCGTACGGGAATACTGGATCGTCGATCCGATCGAAGAGATGGTGAGCATCCAGCGGCTCGAAGACGGTGTATACGTGTTGCTGGACGGTTTCGGCCGCGACGACACGCTGCGATCGCCCCTCCTCGAGGGTTTCGAGCTCGATCTCGCGCTGATCTTCCCAGAGACACCGGCGGCAGGCGACGTACACGGAGAGGAATTCCAATCCACCGATGACAACCAGTAA
- a CDS encoding CBS domain-containing protein — MSITQRVREIADLAPAASVSGALPVMDRDGYVVGVLPAMRLAEALRERPDAPLVELMRRSFPIARPDDLLYEQWYKTSTEDQHYVVVLQDDGKLIGWLTRADISNGLRSRPGQPQDSAWQELDREFV, encoded by the coding sequence GTGAGCATCACGCAGCGCGTGCGCGAGATCGCCGATCTGGCGCCGGCAGCGTCGGTGTCCGGGGCGCTACCCGTGATGGACCGCGATGGCTATGTGGTTGGCGTCTTGCCGGCGATGCGGCTGGCGGAAGCATTGCGCGAGCGGCCGGACGCCCCGCTGGTGGAGCTGATGCGGCGCAGCTTCCCGATCGCACGGCCAGACGATCTGCTGTACGAACAGTGGTACAAGACGAGCACGGAAGATCAGCATTATGTCGTGGTGTTGCAGGACGACGGAAAGCTGATCGGATGGTTGACGCGGGCGGACATTTCCAATGGGCTGCGCAGCCGTCCCGGGCAACCGCAGGATTCGGCCTGGCAGGAGCTCGATCGGGAGTTCGTGTAG
- a CDS encoding RNHCP domain-containing protein, producing the protein MAKSSNRNQWDFDDEYDDDVRPQRGKSGRGKQGKVYRAPSLRQTELEEFKCGHCKTFVGPPISGGRQRNHCPLCLYSKHVDHTPGDRKNECRSLMKPIGTAFRRNGEQVIVHECLGCGEVRYCRVAADDHMILCAELPVLDLPSREQADSLDEYIAQGPSPSA; encoded by the coding sequence TTGGCCAAGTCTTCGAATCGAAACCAGTGGGATTTCGACGACGAATACGATGACGATGTACGACCCCAGCGTGGAAAATCGGGGCGCGGGAAACAGGGAAAGGTCTATCGCGCGCCATCGTTGCGGCAGACCGAACTGGAAGAGTTCAAATGCGGTCATTGCAAGACGTTCGTGGGCCCGCCCATCAGCGGCGGCCGGCAACGCAACCATTGCCCGCTCTGTCTTTACTCGAAGCATGTCGATCACACGCCGGGTGACCGGAAGAACGAGTGCCGCAGCCTGATGAAACCGATCGGCACCGCGTTCCGGCGCAACGGGGAGCAGGTGATCGTGCATGAATGCCTGGGGTGTGGCGAGGTGCGCTATTGCCGGGTAGCGGCGGACGATCACATGATTCTGTGCGCTGAGCTGCCTGTGCTCGATCTACCCAGCCGGGAGCAGGCAGATTCCCTGGACGAATACATTGCCCAGGGACCGAGTCCCTCCGCGTGA
- a CDS encoding VOC family protein, with translation MTQPSIPAGTHIGHVHLKVADLDRAIWFYRDVLGFDLLYTMGAAAFLSAGGYHHHIALNTWESKGGQPPAGGSTGLYHFAINYSTRKDLAVAFKRLRDNGWQIEGYNDHGTHIALYLHDPDFNGIELAWDRDPSEWPQFAGLQNDVAAQNMIEGHRHLDLRALLAEATADDLDAVMTPA, from the coding sequence TTGACCCAACCCTCCATCCCAGCCGGAACCCACATTGGCCATGTCCATCTCAAGGTCGCCGATCTCGATCGCGCCATCTGGTTCTATCGCGACGTGCTGGGGTTCGACCTGCTCTACACCATGGGCGCCGCCGCGTTTCTCTCGGCCGGCGGGTACCACCATCACATCGCCCTGAACACCTGGGAGAGCAAAGGCGGTCAGCCGCCCGCAGGCGGCAGCACCGGGCTCTATCACTTTGCCATCAACTACTCGACCCGAAAAGACCTGGCCGTTGCCTTCAAGCGCCTGCGCGACAATGGCTGGCAGATCGAGGGCTACAACGACCACGGCACGCATATCGCGCTCTACCTGCACGACCCGGACTTCAACGGCATCGAGCTCGCCTGGGACCGCGATCCGTCCGAGTGGCCGCAGTTCGCCGGATTGCAAAACGACGTCGCCGCCCAGAACATGATCGAGGGCCATCGCCACCTCGATCTCCGCGCTCTGCTCGCGGAGGCCACCGCGGACGACCTCGACGCCGTGATGACCCCAGCGTAG
- a CDS encoding Uma2 family endonuclease: MVTATQPDLIPEAFREIALQRPLDADDLRSFPDDRNRYEIIGGQLIVSPSPSTRHQHVLLELASALRSYLASQQSGRIYVAPLDVRLSFYDVVQPDLLVVLDDRKEIVQEHGIVGPPNLVVEILSPSSKTTDRVDKAALYASSGVQEYWIVDPMAETVTVYGLDGDRFAPSATLKRSADLYSVVLQGFVLDLDTIFPDTPPARSVELPGETDE; the protein is encoded by the coding sequence ATGGTGACAGCAACGCAACCCGATCTCATCCCCGAAGCATTTCGCGAGATCGCGCTTCAGCGCCCGCTCGATGCCGACGATCTCCGGTCGTTCCCAGATGATCGAAACCGCTACGAGATCATTGGAGGACAGCTCATCGTGTCTCCTTCACCGTCGACGCGGCATCAGCACGTCTTGCTGGAACTCGCGAGCGCGCTCCGCAGCTATCTCGCGAGTCAGCAGTCAGGAAGGATTTATGTCGCACCGCTAGACGTCCGGCTTTCGTTTTACGACGTGGTCCAGCCCGATCTTCTCGTGGTGCTCGACGACAGGAAGGAGATCGTTCAGGAACACGGTATCGTTGGACCGCCGAATCTGGTCGTCGAGATCCTTTCGCCATCGTCGAAAACGACGGATCGCGTGGACAAGGCCGCGCTTTACGCCAGCAGCGGTGTCCAGGAGTATTGGATCGTCGACCCAATGGCCGAAACGGTGACCGTCTATGGTCTCGACGGCGATCGTTTCGCTCCCTCCGCGACCTTGAAGCGCAGCGCGGATTTGTACTCAGTCGTGCTCCAGGGATTCGTACTTGACCTCGATACCATTTTCCCGGATACGCCGCCAGCGCGTTCTGTGGAACTGCCTGGTGAGACTGACGAGTAA
- a CDS encoding DUF6416 domain-containing protein: protein MAETLQDKPTLATEFYGLVTPGQPRELLDYLIDHPGTRMNAEALQAALQFPQHKDVALAAYSIGETAAALGLERPWTEGQTGYEMSAETAALLAQARAGNA from the coding sequence ATGGCCGAGACCCTGCAAGACAAACCAACCCTCGCAACCGAGTTCTACGGGCTCGTCACTCCGGGCCAACCGCGCGAGCTGCTCGACTATCTCATCGACCATCCGGGCACGAGAATGAACGCTGAAGCATTGCAGGCCGCGTTGCAGTTTCCGCAGCACAAGGATGTGGCGCTGGCTGCCTATTCCATCGGTGAGACCGCGGCCGCGCTCGGACTCGAGCGTCCCTGGACCGAAGGCCAAACCGGCTACGAGATGAGTGCCGAAACCGCCGCGCTCCTGGCCCAGGCGCGCGCCGGAAACGCGTAG
- a CDS encoding NAD(P)H-binding protein, producing MSAVLERTIIEERKQHAGTVFVTGGTGKTGRRVAERLAARDVPIQIGSRAAATPFDWDQPAGWSAALEGASAVYANYAPDLAIPGAVGAVEQFVRTAAAAGVERIVLLTGRGEPEAQAAEAVLQGSGLEWTIVRCAWFMQNFSENYLIDGVLAGEIVLPIGDVPEPFVDADDIADVAVVALTEPGHVGQLYELTGPRTLTMAEAAAEIGAALGREIRYTEVDPDAYSAGMRAAGLPDEVIWLMDYLFTSVMDGRNAWLADGVQRALGRPPRDFRDYARSAAASGAWEVSDR from the coding sequence ATGAGCGCAGTGCTCGAACGGACGATCATCGAAGAACGCAAGCAGCATGCAGGTACGGTCTTCGTTACCGGCGGGACCGGCAAGACCGGACGGAGAGTGGCCGAGCGATTGGCGGCCCGGGACGTTCCCATCCAGATTGGGTCGCGGGCGGCCGCGACGCCGTTCGATTGGGATCAGCCAGCGGGCTGGTCCGCTGCCCTGGAGGGCGCCTCGGCCGTCTACGCGAATTACGCGCCCGATCTGGCCATTCCGGGCGCGGTGGGCGCCGTGGAGCAGTTCGTGCGGACAGCCGCCGCGGCAGGGGTCGAGCGGATCGTGCTGCTAACCGGGCGAGGCGAGCCCGAGGCCCAGGCAGCCGAAGCGGTGCTGCAGGGGTCTGGTCTCGAATGGACGATCGTTCGCTGCGCATGGTTCATGCAGAACTTCAGCGAGAACTATCTGATCGATGGTGTGCTGGCGGGTGAGATCGTGCTGCCAATCGGCGACGTCCCGGAGCCGTTCGTGGACGCGGACGATATTGCCGATGTGGCCGTGGTCGCCTTGACCGAGCCGGGACATGTGGGGCAACTGTATGAGCTGACGGGACCGCGCACGCTCACGATGGCGGAAGCAGCGGCGGAGATCGGGGCGGCACTCGGGCGGGAGATTCGATACACCGAGGTCGATCCGGACGCCTACTCCGCCGGGATGCGCGCAGCCGGTTTGCCGGACGAGGTCATCTGGCTGATGGACTACCTCTTTACCTCGGTGATGGACGGGCGCAATGCCTGGCTGGCGGACGGGGTGCAGCGTGCGCTCGGACGCCCACCGCGCGATTTTCGGGACTACGCGCGCTCGGCCGCCGCAAGCGGCGCCTGGGAGGTCTCCGACCGATAG
- a CDS encoding AbrB/MazE/SpoVT family DNA-binding domain-containing protein, which yields MTATKPKSEQRTSGKIYRAKVTGRHAITLPAELCRTLGIEVGDTVELEIRDGTVQLRPAREPRIYTLEELRGILRPFFKDWEDIQQHIRELRDEWDDFEDPVEPPVEKSTAG from the coding sequence ATGACCGCAACGAAACCCAAATCTGAACAACGCACGTCCGGCAAGATCTACCGCGCCAAGGTCACCGGCCGCCATGCCATCACCCTCCCGGCGGAGCTCTGTCGCACGCTTGGCATCGAAGTGGGAGATACGGTCGAACTCGAAATCCGAGACGGCACGGTCCAACTTCGGCCCGCTCGAGAGCCGCGAATCTATACGCTCGAGGAGCTTCGTGGAATCCTGCGACCGTTCTTCAAGGACTGGGAGGATATCCAGCAGCACATCAGAGAGTTGCGGGACGAATGGGATGACTTCGAGGATCCGGTTGAGCCTCCAGTGGAAAAGAGCACGGCTGGTTGA
- a CDS encoding MBL fold metallo-hydrolase, which translates to MADTWEWNVADAIEELDAGLFLIDLGFQGRKQVVAAYLLVSNDELVLIETGPGSTIENLRSAMRRIGFTVKDLTRVLVTHIHLDHAGAAGLLARENPGLTVHVHPFGAPHLVDPTKLINSATRIYGDQMGPLWGEFAPIPEQQVVAFEDEEIMRVAGRNLQVIFTPGHAWHHVAFWDKAAGTLFTGDVGGVRMPDHTYVCAPTPPPDLDPGAWANSVARMEALGAKRLCLTHFGPVYDPGYHLSRVMPEVEGFVGLGFELFERGAGQPQVTQALTAKMANDLDSPDPEVLASYEMATPAYMAAMGIDRLFRKRTG; encoded by the coding sequence ATGGCTGACACGTGGGAATGGAATGTGGCGGACGCGATCGAGGAGCTCGATGCCGGGCTCTTTCTGATCGACCTTGGCTTTCAGGGCCGCAAGCAGGTTGTGGCCGCCTATCTGCTCGTCAGTAACGATGAACTGGTGCTGATCGAGACCGGCCCTGGCTCCACCATCGAGAACCTGCGCAGCGCGATGCGCCGGATCGGGTTCACGGTCAAGGACCTCACCCGTGTGCTCGTCACGCATATTCATCTCGATCATGCGGGCGCGGCTGGCTTGCTCGCCCGGGAGAATCCCGGCCTCACCGTGCATGTCCATCCCTTCGGCGCGCCGCATCTCGTCGATCCCACCAAGCTCATCAATAGCGCTACCCGCATCTATGGCGATCAGATGGGCCCGCTGTGGGGCGAGTTCGCGCCCATTCCCGAGCAGCAGGTGGTCGCCTTCGAAGACGAGGAGATCATGCGCGTCGCGGGCCGCAATCTCCAGGTCATCTTCACCCCCGGGCATGCCTGGCACCATGTGGCCTTTTGGGATAAGGCGGCCGGCACCCTCTTCACGGGCGATGTGGGCGGAGTGCGCATGCCAGATCACACCTACGTTTGCGCGCCGACCCCGCCCCCGGATCTCGATCCCGGCGCCTGGGCCAACAGCGTCGCCCGTATGGAAGCGCTGGGAGCCAAACGCCTCTGCTTGACCCACTTCGGACCGGTCTACGATCCCGGCTATCACCTCAGCCGCGTCATGCCCGAAGTCGAGGGATTCGTCGGTCTGGGGTTCGAGCTGTTCGAGCGTGGCGCTGGTCAACCACAGGTGACGCAAGCGTTGACTGCGAAGATGGCGAACGATCTCGATTCACCCGATCCCGAGGTGCTCGCCAGCTACGAGATGGCCACCCCGGCCTATATGGCGGCGATGGGGATCGACCGGCTCTTCCGCAAACGCACCGGGTAA
- a CDS encoding SDR family oxidoreductase yields MTTSNPRRLEGKTALVTGSTRGLGRTIAEWLAREGANIIVSGREQHAVDASVQAIRDIGSEAHGIPADLAIMSDTERLAIETLAYAPSLDILVNNAGMSIRQSFWEVSAEQFDEQLNVNWRSPFVLNQHIARNMIEKGIHGRIVNISTIGARACHTDALVYDAAKGAVEVMTRNMAYELGPYGISVNCVSPGNIGDRPGSPPADWWERGARMIPLGRIGKADDIAAAVLFFCLPESGFTTGQTLLVDGAHDTYLPEF; encoded by the coding sequence ATGACAACCAGTAACCCCCGACGGCTCGAAGGCAAGACCGCGCTGGTCACCGGCAGCACCCGCGGTCTTGGCCGCACGATCGCCGAGTGGTTGGCCCGCGAAGGCGCCAACATCATCGTCTCCGGCCGCGAGCAGCATGCCGTCGATGCCTCTGTGCAGGCGATTCGTGACATTGGCAGCGAGGCCCATGGCATCCCTGCCGATCTGGCCATCATGTCCGACACCGAGCGGCTGGCGATCGAAACGCTGGCGTATGCGCCAAGCCTCGACATTCTGGTCAACAACGCCGGTATGAGCATTCGCCAGTCCTTCTGGGAGGTGTCGGCGGAGCAGTTCGACGAGCAGCTCAATGTCAACTGGCGCTCGCCCTTCGTGCTCAACCAACACATCGCCAGGAACATGATCGAGAAAGGCATCCACGGGCGCATCGTCAACATCAGCACCATCGGCGCGCGCGCCTGCCACACCGATGCGCTCGTCTACGACGCTGCCAAGGGCGCGGTCGAGGTCATGACCCGCAACATGGCGTACGAGCTCGGTCCCTACGGCATCAGCGTGAATTGCGTTTCCCCCGGAAACATCGGCGACCGTCCCGGATCGCCTCCTGCCGACTGGTGGGAGCGCGGCGCCAGGATGATTCCTCTCGGCCGCATCGGCAAGGCAGACGATATCGCCGCCGCGGTGCTCTTCTTCTGCTTGCCGGAATCCGGTTTCACCACTGGACAGACCCTGCTCGTCGACGGCGCGCACGACACCTATCTTCCCGAGTTCTAG
- a CDS encoding PIN domain-containing protein, translating into MPLPQNQAAFVDSSALVALVDRDDYTHRAAVDAYESLKLQGYRLFTSNHIVAETFDLLASSLGQDIARSWLKEMGLPIYVADANDLEQARDRVIDSRKPLNFNDALSVVIMQRLGVAEAFAVDPDFLAALD; encoded by the coding sequence ATGCCATTGCCGCAGAACCAGGCCGCATTCGTCGATTCCTCCGCGCTGGTGGCGCTGGTCGATCGGGACGACTACACCCACCGCGCCGCGGTGGACGCCTATGAATCGCTGAAACTGCAGGGATATCGCCTTTTCACGAGCAATCACATCGTGGCCGAGACGTTCGATCTGCTGGCCAGCTCGCTCGGGCAGGATATCGCCCGGTCGTGGTTGAAAGAGATGGGCCTGCCCATCTACGTCGCCGATGCGAACGACCTCGAACAAGCACGGGATCGGGTGATCGACTCGCGCAAACCGCTGAACTTCAACGATGCGCTGAGTGTCGTCATCATGCAGCGGCTTGGGGTGGCGGAGGCCTTCGCGGTCGATCCCGATTTCCTGGCCGCGCTGGATTAG
- a CDS encoding arginine deiminase family protein, whose translation MLQEFTGRPADVLKQNEDSAHGGDGWEPRLGSRQDELGTIWEPCGVPAEWAPLRTVLTHRPGWEIEDVPDYRKALWLAPVDPIKARAQHDAFMDVYRANGVKVIELGEVGAPLPNAYFCRDTFCMTPEGAVMSRMASASRAGEERWAAAALAREGVPIVHSVDHDGTFEGADVVVANEDLVFVGLGMRSNRSGVQQVARAFRDAGVAEVIEVEIPYGCGHIDGTINVVDKDLAMVMPTQLSWVVYENLKRHGFTVIDLPDMAESQGGMALNIVPLRPRTVVTPAGNVKTRALLEQHGVEVIEVDVSELMKGGGSCHCMTGVVWRA comes from the coding sequence ATGCTCCAGGAATTCACCGGCCGGCCTGCTGATGTGCTCAAGCAGAACGAGGATTCGGCCCATGGCGGCGACGGCTGGGAGCCGCGCCTCGGGAGCCGGCAGGATGAGCTGGGCACGATCTGGGAGCCGTGCGGGGTGCCGGCCGAGTGGGCCCCACTGCGCACGGTGCTCACCCACCGGCCGGGCTGGGAGATCGAGGACGTGCCCGACTACCGCAAGGCGCTTTGGCTCGCTCCCGTCGATCCGATCAAGGCCCGCGCGCAGCACGACGCGTTCATGGACGTCTATCGCGCGAACGGGGTCAAGGTGATCGAACTTGGCGAGGTCGGCGCGCCGCTGCCGAACGCCTACTTCTGCCGCGACACCTTTTGCATGACACCGGAGGGCGCGGTGATGTCGCGCATGGCGTCGGCATCGCGCGCTGGAGAGGAGCGCTGGGCCGCGGCTGCCCTGGCGCGTGAGGGTGTGCCTATCGTCCATTCGGTCGATCATGACGGCACCTTCGAAGGGGCCGATGTGGTGGTGGCGAACGAGGACCTGGTCTTCGTGGGGTTGGGGATGCGCTCGAACCGATCCGGCGTGCAGCAGGTGGCGCGCGCGTTCCGCGATGCCGGGGTTGCCGAGGTGATCGAGGTCGAGATTCCCTATGGCTGCGGGCATATCGACGGCACCATCAACGTGGTGGACAAAGACCTGGCGATGGTCATGCCGACCCAGCTCTCCTGGGTGGTCTACGAGAACCTGAAACGGCACGGCTTCACGGTGATCGATCTGCCGGATATGGCGGAGTCGCAGGGCGGCATGGCGCTCAACATCGTGCCATTGCGGCCCCGCACGGTTGTCACCCCAGCCGGAAACGTGAAGACCAGGGCGCTGCTGGAACAGCACGGCGTCGAGGTGATCGAGGTCGATGTTTCCGAGCTGATGAAGGGTGGCGGCTCGTGCCATTGCATGACCGGGGTGGTATGGCGGGCGTAG
- a CDS encoding site-2 protease family protein: MPSAYHLLTVRGIPIRVHLTFLWFPIWAAFIWSSRTDDMLRGAIFGIVGALFLFLCVTLHELGHALVAQRFGIKVEDITLLPFGGLARLRTIPREPKRELAIAIAGPLVNVAIFLALVLAAGFLYRNEPTITSEFLLDKLDEGNAESLLIYLMLANIILVLFNMIPAFPLDGGRVLRALLALKLPWKTATRIAAWAGIGFAALFVAGGLASRDVFLSLIGLMVGYGAWQEQKHADRPESATSEPDPRAEMGTEPSVYPASAIPKTRVMVAMTAPHRR; encoded by the coding sequence ATGCCCAGCGCCTATCATCTGCTTACTGTCCGCGGCATTCCCATTCGGGTGCATCTCACCTTCCTCTGGTTTCCCATTTGGGCGGCGTTCATCTGGAGCTCGCGCACGGATGACATGCTGCGCGGCGCGATCTTCGGGATCGTCGGCGCCCTCTTCCTGTTTCTCTGCGTGACCTTGCACGAACTGGGGCATGCCCTGGTGGCGCAACGCTTCGGCATCAAGGTGGAGGACATCACGCTACTGCCGTTTGGCGGTCTGGCGCGGTTGCGCACGATTCCCCGTGAACCGAAGAGAGAACTGGCGATCGCCATCGCTGGACCGCTGGTCAACGTGGCGATCTTCCTGGCGTTGGTCCTGGCGGCCGGGTTTCTCTACCGCAACGAGCCGACCATCACCTCGGAGTTTCTGCTGGACAAACTGGACGAGGGAAACGCCGAGTCGCTGCTGATCTACCTGATGTTGGCCAATATCATTCTGGTGCTGTTCAACATGATTCCCGCGTTTCCGCTCGATGGCGGCCGGGTATTGCGGGCGTTGCTGGCGCTCAAGCTGCCCTGGAAGACCGCCACCAGAATCGCGGCCTGGGCGGGTATTGGCTTCGCGGCGCTCTTCGTGGCGGGCGGTCTGGCGTCGCGGGATGTTTTCCTGTCGCTGATCGGGCTGATGGTCGGATACGGGGCATGGCAGGAGCAGAAACATGCTGACCGGCCGGAATCGGCAACGAGCGAACCGGACCCGCGCGCGGAAATGGGCACGGAGCCATCTGTGTACCCGGCCTCGGCGATACCGAAGACCCGGGTAATGGTGGCGATGACTGCTCCCCACCGGCGGTGA
- a CDS encoding helix-turn-helix domain-containing protein, translated as MDGGELLTVADAAVRLDRSTEQVRRYLREGRLSGRRIGGQWFIEQHALQTFGEQKRDARAFLDKIASAAVTDPLGSTIGIGAGGGSNLAEGKNAYLQAIWRRR; from the coding sequence GTGGACGGCGGCGAGTTGCTGACCGTGGCGGATGCCGCGGTTCGTCTGGACCGATCGACCGAGCAAGTGCGGCGCTATTTGCGCGAAGGGCGCTTGAGCGGGCGGCGCATCGGCGGCCAGTGGTTCATCGAACAACATGCATTGCAGACCTTCGGGGAGCAGAAGCGGGATGCCCGCGCGTTCCTCGACAAAATCGCATCTGCGGCGGTGACCGATCCGCTGGGATCGACCATCGGCATCGGAGCGGGTGGCGGCAGCAACCTGGCGGAAGGCAAGAACGCCTACCTGCAGGCCATCTGGCGGAGGCGCTAA